The genomic stretch CCTTCCGTACCCCCTGATCCCTGCGCCCCGCCGCCGGACGCCGGAGCTTCACCGGCCGGGCGGAAGGCGCCCTCGACCACGCGCCCTTCACCGGCCAGCCGCCGCAGCGTGTCGGCGACCACGACGACGCCCAGCCCGAACCTCGCCGCGACCTCCCCGGCGTGGAACGGTCCGTGCGTGCGGGCGTACCGGGCCACCAGGTCACCCATCGGGTCCGCGACCGGCTCGGTGAACGCCTCCGGCACCCCGACCGGAAGCGGGATGCCGAGTGCGTCGCGCAGCCGCGCGGCGTCCTCAACGGCGGCCCAGCGTTCCTCACCGGCAAGGCCCGGCCCTCGGAACGCGATCACCCGGCGGGCCTGGGCCAGCTCGGCGAGCCAGCCGGCCGCCTGGGTGGGTTCGGTGCAGCGCTGCTCGACCTCCGCCGCGGACAGCGGGCCCAGCAGCCGCAACAGGTCGGCCACTCCTTCGGCGTCCCGGCACCGGCGGTCGGGAGTCAGCCGCTGCAGCTCGGTCTCGGTCCGCTCGATCACCTCCGCGTCGAGCAGGTCGCGCAGCTCGGTGGTGCCCAGCAGCTCCGCGAGCAGCGACTTGTCCAGGGCCAGCGCCGCGGCCTTGCGTTCGGCCAGCGGGGCGTCCCCTTCGTACATGAACGCGGCGATGTAGCCGAAGGTCAGCGACTTCGCGAACGGCGACGGCTCCTGCGTCTCCACCTCGACCACCCGGATCCGGCGGGCGGCCACACCGCGGAGCAGCTCGACCAGCCCGGGCAGGTCGTAGACGTCCTGCAGGCACTCGCGCACGGTCTCCAGGACGATCGGGAACGAGGCGTACTTGCCGGCGACGGCCAGCAGTTGCGCGGAGCGCTGCCGCTGCTGCCACAGCGGAGTGCGGCGGCGCGGGTCGCGGCGGGGGAGCAGCAGGGCACGGGCGGCGCACTCGCGGAACCGGGACGCGAACAGCGCCGACCCGCCGAGCTCGTCGGTGACGATCCGCTCGATCTCCTCCGGCTCGAACAGCACCACGTCGGCACCGGGCGGGTCCTCGTCGGTGTCGGGGATGCGGAGCACGATGCCGTCGTCGGCGTGCGCGGCCTGGACGTCGACGCCGTAGCGTTCGCGCAGGCGGGCGCCGATGGCCAGTGCCCACGGCGCGTGCAGCCCACCGCCGAACGGCGTGTGGACGCAGACCCGCCAGTCTCCGAGCTCGTCCCGGAACCGCTCGACCACGATCGTCCGGTCGTCGGGCACGTGCCGGGTGGCCTGCTTCTGCTCCTCGAGGTAGGAGACGAGGTTGTCGGCCGCCCACTCGTCCAGACCTGCAGCGCGCACCTGTGCTCGCGCGTCGTCGGGTGACTGGCGGCCGAGCTTGCGGACGAACGCGCCGATCGCCTGGCCCAGCTCGGCCGGCCGGCCCAGCGCGTCGCCCTTCCAGAACGGCAGCCGCCCGGGCTGCCCGGGAGCCGGAGACACCAAAACCCGGTCGTGGGTGATGTCCTCGATCCGCCAGGACGACGCGCCCAGGGTGAACACGTCGCCGGTGCGCGACTCGTACACCATCTCCTCGTCCAGCTCACCCACCCGGCTGGACTTCTCACCGACCAGGAACACGCCGAACATGCCCCGGTCGGGGATGGTGCCGCCGCTGGTCACCGCGAGCCGCTGGGCGCCGGGCCGGGCGGTGAGCGTCCCCGCCACGCGGTCCCACACCAGCCGGGGCCGCAGCTCGGCGAACTCGTCGGAGGGGTAGCGGCCGGCCAGCATGTCCAGCACGGCGTCGAACGCCGACCGGGGCAGGGTGTGGAACGGCGCGGCCCGGCGGACCAGGTCGTACAGCTCGTCCACCGGCCAGGTGTCCACGCACACCGTGGACACGACCTGCTGGGCGAGGACGTCGAGCGGGTTGGCCGGCACCTTCGTGGCCTCGATCGAGCCGGTGCGCATCCGCTCGGTCACCACCGCGGTGGCGATCAGGTCGCCGCGGTACTTCGGGAAGATCACCCCCCTGGACACTGCGCCGACCTGGTGGCCCGCGCGACCGACCCGCTGCAGGCCGCTGGCCACCGAGGGCGGCGCCTCCACCTGCACCACCAGGTCGACCGCGCCCATGTCGATGCCCAGCTCCAGGCTGCTGGTGGCGACCACGCAGGGCAGCCGGCCGGACTTCAGGTCGTCCTCGATCAGGGCCCGCTGCTCCTTGCTCACCGAGCCGTGGTGGGCGCGGGCCAGAACGGGAGCGGCACCTCCGCTCGCACCTGCCTGGCCCATCAGCTCGGCCGGCCGCCCGATCACCCGCGGTCGTACGAGGTCGCTGGGAAACAGGTCGGACTCGCCCGCCTCCTCCGGCGCGCGATCCTGAGCACTCTCCTCGGCGCGGTCCTCGGCGATCTCGTTCAGCCGTGCGGTGAGTCGTTCGGCGAGCCGCCGGGAGTTGGCGAACACCAGCGTGGACCGCTGGGCGGCCACCAGGTCGGTGACCCGCTCCTCCACGTGCGGCCAGATGGACACCCGGCGGTCGGCGCCGGCCGCCGCGCCCAGCTGCTCCTCCGGTGGCAGCGGCCGGCCGAGCTCGCTCATGTCCTCCACGGGGACGACCACCTGCAGGTCGAACTCCTTGGCGTACGGAGGATTGACCACCGTCACCGGGTCGGCACCGCCCAGGAACCGCGCGACCTCCTCGACCGGGCGTACGGTCGCGGACAGCCCGATCCGCTGGGCCCGGCGACCGGACGACGACGGCGCTGTCGCGGTGGCGGCCCCGGGCGCCTCGTCGTCCTCGCCGGCGCCTCCGTCCGCGGTGGCGGGGTCGGGCTCGCCGAGCAGCGCGTCCAGCCGCTCCAGAGACAGCGCCAGGTGCGCACCGCGCTTGGTGCCCGCGACCGCGTGCACCTCGTCCACGATCACCGTCTCCACGCCGCGCAGCGACTCCCGGGCCTGGGAGGTGAGCAGCAGGAACAGCGACTCCGGCGTGGTGATCAGCACGTCGGCGGGGGTCCGGGCGAACCGCCGCCGCTCCTCGGCCGGGGTGTCACCGGACCGGACGGCCACGTCGATGCGCGGCTCGGGCAGGCCGAGCCGGGCGGCGGTGTGCCGCAGACCGGCCAGCGGCGCGCGGAGGTTGCGCTCGATGTCGACCGCGAGCGCCTTCAGCGGCGAGACGTAGAGGACCCGGCAGCGGCGGGTGCGCTCGGCCGGGACCGGCTCGCGGGCCAGCCGGTCCAGCGCCCACAGGAAGGCCGCGAGCGTCTTGCCCGAACCGGTCGGTGCGACCACCAGGCTGTGGTGGCCGCGGCTGATGGCGTCCCAGGCACCCTCCTGAGCCGCCGTGGGCGCGGCAAAGGAGGACCGGAACCACTCCTGGGTGGCCGGGGAGAAGCGGTCGAGAACGTCGGGCACCGCTCCATGGTGCCCCGGCCCACCGACAACCCCCGCCTCCGGGCGTCGTCCGCCCACGTCAGCCGCACGGAGGCACCATCCATTTCCGGTACAAAGCGGGCAGATCCCGGCGACATCGGGACGCCCACCGACCGCCGGGCACGGGTTCGGGTCCCGCGTCAGGTCCAGGCCGGCCAGGTCCCTGCCCGTCGGCCGCACGGTCCGGCCCGGCGGGCGAGAGAGGTCATCTGACCGTGACCGGCTCCCAGGTGCCGCCGCCGTCGGCGGTACGGAACAACCTGCCGTCCACGTCGAGGATGTAGCCCACCCGGTCGCTGGTGAACCCGGCGTACGTCGGCGTGCCGAGACCCTCCACTCTGGCCTGCGCCGGCTGGTCGGACTCGCTCACCACGAGCGCCTTCCCGGGAACTGCCACCACCGCCTGCCGACCGCTCCGGGCACCGAGCGCGGCCGCGGTGCCCGAGATCGCGGGAGTGCCCGAGGACACCGGCGACCAGGAGGCGCCGTCGTCGCGGGACACGTGCACCTCGGCGGCGGTACCCGTGGGACAGGTCAGCCACATCGAGTCGCTGGTCGCGGACAGCCGGCCGGCCGCGAGGTCTGCCTTGCACGGCGTCGGGTGCTGGTCGAACGTCCGGCCGCCGTCGGCGGAGGTGAGGACGAAGGCGTCGTTGCCGGACCGGTCGGTGACCGCCACCACCTGCTGGGTCACCGCGAGGCTCGCGGGCGCGTGCAGGTCGACGCCGACCCGGCTCCAGGTGTCCTCGCCGCTCGGCGAGCGCCACAGCGTCCAGGTGGAGCCGTCGCGCACCAGCGCGAACGCCGTGCCGTTCGCGGTCTCCAACTGCTCCACCAGGCCGGGCACGGAGCGCACCTGGTGCCAGCCGCGGCCGCCGTCGTGGGTGCTCCACAGGGCACCGCCGTAGGCCCAGCCGTCCTTGGCGTCGGCGGCGAACCGCAGGTCGTGGACGGTCTTGGTGGTGACCTTGTTGGTGGCGCGGACGACCGGTGCGGCGAACTCCGGCAGGGCGGTGAAGCGGTCCCCGCCGTCACGGGTGACCACGACCGCGGCACGATCGGAGCCGGCGGCGGACTCCCCGAGGACCCAGAAGTTCTGGTCGCTCGCCGCGGTCAGGGACACCGGCGAGAACTTCGCCGGCACCGCCCCCGTCGCGACGTCGGGCGTCGCGGACTTACCCGGCGGAGTCGGCGAGGGGGTACGGGAGTCGGCGGTGGGAGGTGGGGTCGGGGTCGAACTCGGGCGCGGGGTGGACGCCGGCGCGCCGGCGGCGTCGTCGTCCTTCGGGCTCGGGGTCGCGGCACCGCTTCGCGCGCGTTCGACCGCGGTGGTGGACTCGCTCTTGCCTGCTGCCGTCGTCAGGACAGGCTGGCGGAAGATGTATCCCACTCCGCCCACGCCGGCGACGAGCAGGAACACCGCCACGGCGGTCACCGCGGTGGTGCGGTGGCGCCTGCGCCGCGCGGCGGCGTTGACCCGCACCCGGTCGAGCAGGTCCGAATCGGCCGGCAACCGCCACGCGTCGTCGCGTAGCGCCTCGCGCAACCGGCCCTCTATCGGGTCCATCGTGTGTTCTCCCCCTCGCCGGCGGCGGGACGCTCGGCCGGATGGTCCACGGCGGCGGGGTGTTCGGCCGGAGTTTCCATGACGACGGTGGATTCGAGCGAAGGTTCGGGGATGGGCCGAGCCGGACGCGGCATGGGCGTGCTGTCGGGGGCGAGCGTGCCGGCGGCCTCGGGCAACCGGACCCGGAGCTTCGCCAGCGCCTTGGAGGTCTGGCTCTTCACCGTGCCGACGGAGCAGCCGAGCATGTCGGCGGTCTGGCGTTCGGACAGATCCTCGGCGAACCTCAGCACGATGACGGCCCGCTGGCGGCGGGGCAGGGAGTCCAGCGCGGCCTGGAGATCCTGGTCGGGAAGCTGCGGGTCGTGGTGCTGGCCGCTCTCGGGAACGTCGTCGGTGAGGTACTCACGGCGACGCCGGCGCCAGACGCTGACGTTGCGGTTGACCATCGTCCGGCGTACGTAACCCTCGGGGTCGTCGCGGTTGCGCACCCGCGGCCAGGCCGCCAGGGTGCGTTCCAGTGCGTCCTGAACGAGGTCCGCGGCCGCGTCGGGGTTGCCGGTCAGCATGTGGCCGAACCGCAACAAGTCGGACATACGCCCACGAACGAACGCATCGAACGCATCCTCCTCTTCGCGCCGCACTCGGCTCCCCTTCGCCTTTGGCGGTCCGTGCCTTCGGACGCAGGACCGTTCACCGTAGGTTGCCCGGCTCCCCGAAATTCTCGCATCCGTCCCGATACTCACGTTGGTACCCATGTCGCCGGGGCCACGGGCCGCGCGCGTCCAGTGCGGGCGGCTATGGTGTCGACCCATGCGAGCACTGGTGCTCTCGGGTGGAGCAGGCACACGTCTTCGACCGATCACCCACACGTCGGCCAAACAGTTGGTGCCGGTCGCCAACAAGCCCGTCCTCTTCTACGGCCTGGAGGCGATCGCCGAGGCCGGCATCACCGAGGTCGGCATCGTGGTGGGGGACACCGCCCAGGAGATCAAGGAGGCGGTGGGCGACGGAGCGCAGTTCGGGATCTCGGTCACCTACATCCCGCAGGAGGCGCCGCTCGGGCTGGCGCACGCGGTGCTGATCGCCCGGGACTTCCTCGGTGACGAGGACTTCGTGATGTACCTCGGGGACAACTTCATCGTCGGCGGCATCACCTCCCTGGTGGAGGCGTTCCGCGCCGACCGGCCCGAGGCGCAGATCCTGCTCACCAAGGTGCCCAACCCGACCGCGTTCGGGGTCGCCGAGCTGGACTCCTCCGGCGCGGTGGTGGCCCTGGAGGAGAAGCCGCAGCACCCGAAGAGCGACCTCGCCCTGGTCGGCGTCTACCTCTTCACCAGCGCCATCCACGAGGCGGTCGACAGCATCGAACCGTCCTGGCGGGGCGAGCTGGAGATCACCCACGCCATCCAGTGGCTGATCGACAACGACCACGACGTCCGTTCGACGGTGATCTCGGGGTACTGGAAGGACACCGGGAACGTCGACGACATGCTCGAGGTCAACCGCTCGGTGCTGGAGACGCTCGAGCCTCGTGTCGACGGCACCGTGGACGACGTGTCGGAGATCATCGGCCGGGTCGTGATCGAGGAAGGTGCGGAGATTTCACGGTCCCGCATCGTCGGACCTGTCATCATCGGTGCGGGCACGAAGATCGTCGACTCCTACGTCGGGCCGTTCACGTCCGTCCAGCACGATTGCCGCGTGATCGACTCCGAGATCGAGTTCTCGATCGTGTTGCACGACTCCTCGATCGCGGGCGTACGCCGGATCGAGGCGTCGCTGGTCGGCCACCACGTGGAGGTCACCCCGGCGCCTCGCGTACCCAAGGCCCACCGGCTGGTCCTCGGCGACCACAGCCGGATCCAGATCAGTTCATGACCGAGCTCATGACCGAGAGTTCATGACCGAGCGAGCATCAGGGAGTTGACCGTGCCCCAACCCGGCGCGACCTCACGCATTCTCGTCACCGGCGGCGCCGGATTCATCGGCTCCCACTTCGTCCGCTCCCTGTTCGCAGGCGCCTACCCCGGCCTGACCGGCTCGCGGGTCACGGTGCTCGACAAGCTGACGTACGCCGGAAACCCGGCCAACCTCGACCCGGTGCGCGACCAGCCCGGCTTCGCGTTCGTCGAGGGCGACATCACCGACGCCGGCCTGGTCGACAGCCTGCTGGCCGACCACGACGCGGTGGTGCACTTCGCCGCCGAGTCGCACGTCGACCGGTCCATCACCGGTGCCGCCGACTTCGTGGTCACCAACGTCGTGGGCACCCAGACGCTGCTGGACGCCGCGCACCGGCGCGACATCGGGCCGTTCGTGCACGTGTCGACCGACGAGGTGTACGGCTCGATCCCCGAGGGCTCCTGGCCGGAGACCGACCCGCTCGCACCCAACTCGCCGTACTCCGCTTCGAAGGCCTCCAGCGACCTGATCGCGCTGGCCTACCACCGCACCCACGGCCTGGACGTACGCGTCACCCGCTGCTCCAACAACTACGGGCCGTACCAGTTCCCGGAGAAGGTCATCCCGCTGTTCATCACCAACCTGCTCGACGGCGGGAAGGTGCCGCTGTACGGCGACGGGCTGAACATCCGTGACTGGCTGCACGTCGACGACCACTGCCAGGGCATCGCTCTGGTCCTGGAGAAGGGCCGGGCCGGCGAGGTCTACAACATCGGCGGCGGTACGGAGATCACCAACAAGGAGCTCACCGACCGGTTGCTGTCCGCGTGCGGCGCGACCTGGGACAGCGTCACCTACGTCGAGGACCGCAAGGGCCACGACCGCCGCTACTCCGTCGACTGGCGCAAGATCAACGCCGAGCTGGGCTACGAGCCGCGGCACGACTTCGAGTCCGGGCTGGCCGAGACGGTCGCGTGGTACCGGGACAACCGCGCCTGGTGGGAGCCGCTGAAGCAGCGGGCGGGGCTCGCGTGAGGTGGCTGGTCACCGGCGCGGGCGGGATGCTCGGGCGGGACGTCGTGGCCCGGCTCCGCGCAGTCGGGACCGCTGACGCCGACGGCGGCGCTGTCGTCGGACTGACCCGCGCCGACCTCGACATCACCGACGCCGCCGCGGTGGCCAAGGCGATGGCCGACCACGCCCCCGACGTCGTGGTCAACTGCGCCGCCTACACCGCGGTCGACGACGCCGAGGAGCACGAGGACGCCGCGCACGCGATCAACGGCGAGGGCCCCAGGGTGCTGGCGCAGGCGTGCGCCGAGCGCGGCGGCCGGTTGCTGCACGTGTCCACCGACTACGTGTTCGCCGGTGACGGCACCCGGCCCTACGCCGAAGACGACCCGACCGGGCCACTCACGGCGTACGGCCGCACCAAGCTCGCCGGCGAGCAGGCCGTGCTCGCCGCGCTGCCGGAGAGCGGGACCGTGGTCCGCACCGCCTGGCTGTACGGCGAGCACGGCGCCAACTTCGTCCGGACGATGATCCGGCTGGAGGGCGAGCGGGACACTCTCGAGGTCGTGGACGACCAGCGCGGCCAGCCGACCTGGACGGCAGACGTCGCGGAGGCGCTGGTCGCACTCGGCGCGCGTCCGGACGCTCACGGGGTGTTCCACGCCACCAGCGCGGGGGAGGCCACCTGGTGCGACCTCGCCCGCGAGGTGTTCCGGCTGCTCGGCGCGGACCCGGAGCGGGTCCGGCCGACGACCACCGACAAGTTCCCGCGCCCCGCGCCGCGCCCTGCCTACAGCGTGCTCGGCCACGATCGCTGGGCGGAGCTGGGAATGCGGCCGATCCGGCCCTGGCGGGACGCGCTGAGGGAAGCGTTCGCAGTGATGACCTGACACCGGGCATCACCTACTACCCTCGCCACGCCGCTGATGGCGGCGAGTATCGGTGAGTAACCCGTATGGTGTGTCCGTCCGACGACGACTAGGAGCGTCCAGTGCAGCGTCCAGGTATCCTTTCCGACCGCCACGTGAGCGGGTTGAGCGTTCCGCCCGCCGTGAAGCAGAGGGTTCGCGCCGTCGTCGGCGAGCGCGGATGGCAGACGTTGCGACGTACGCGGCGGAAGGTGGAGCGCCGGCTGGCCGCCAGGTCGCCCCAGGCCTCCAAGCCGATCGCCAAGCCCGGTGGCGTCGAGGCGATCTCCGACGACCTGTGCAAGCTCGCCCGGCACTACAAGACCGACAAGTGGGGTGGGCACCGTTACGCGCAGCACTACCAGCGCCACCTCCAGCACCTGAAGAACGAGCGGTTCAACCTGCTGGAGATCGGCATCGGCGGCTACAGCCGGGCCGGTCAGGGCGGTGCGTCCCTGCGGATGTGGAAGCAGTTCTTCCCCAAGGCCGAGATCTACGGCATGGACATCCAGGACAAGTCCTTCGTGGACGAGGATCGCATCACGACGTTCGTCGGCGACCAGTCCGACCCGGACTCGTTGCGCGCCATCGCGGAGAAGATCGGTCAGCTGGACGTCATCATCGACGACGGCAGCCACCGCAGCCCGCACGTGCGCACATCGTTCGAGACGTTGTTCCCGCTCCTGGTCGACGGCGGCATCTACGCCGTGGAGGACATCCAGTCGTCGTACTGGCCGGAGTGGATGGGCAGCGAGGACCTGAACGCCCCCAACACGAGCATGGCGCTGCTCAAGGGCCTGGCCGACGGCCTCAACTACGAGGAGTTCGTCACCGAAGGCTACGAGCCCACCTACACCGATCTGAACGTCGTCGCGGTGCACTTCTACCACAACCTCGTGATCATCGAGAAGGGCAAGAACGCCGAAGGCACGAACAAGCGGCGGATCCTGAAGAAGCGGTACGGCACGGCAAGCTGAGCGGCTGACCGGCACCTGGGCCGGCCGGAGCGGACATGCGGAGAA from Actinopolymorpha sp. NPDC004070 encodes the following:
- a CDS encoding DEAD/DEAH box helicase, whose translation is MPDVLDRFSPATQEWFRSSFAAPTAAQEGAWDAISRGHHSLVVAPTGSGKTLAAFLWALDRLAREPVPAERTRRCRVLYVSPLKALAVDIERNLRAPLAGLRHTAARLGLPEPRIDVAVRSGDTPAEERRRFARTPADVLITTPESLFLLLTSQARESLRGVETVIVDEVHAVAGTKRGAHLALSLERLDALLGEPDPATADGGAGEDDEAPGAATATAPSSSGRRAQRIGLSATVRPVEEVARFLGGADPVTVVNPPYAKEFDLQVVVPVEDMSELGRPLPPEEQLGAAAGADRRVSIWPHVEERVTDLVAAQRSTLVFANSRRLAERLTARLNEIAEDRAEESAQDRAPEEAGESDLFPSDLVRPRVIGRPAELMGQAGASGGAAPVLARAHHGSVSKEQRALIEDDLKSGRLPCVVATSSLELGIDMGAVDLVVQVEAPPSVASGLQRVGRAGHQVGAVSRGVIFPKYRGDLIATAVVTERMRTGSIEATKVPANPLDVLAQQVVSTVCVDTWPVDELYDLVRRAAPFHTLPRSAFDAVLDMLAGRYPSDEFAELRPRLVWDRVAGTLTARPGAQRLAVTSGGTIPDRGMFGVFLVGEKSSRVGELDEEMVYESRTGDVFTLGASSWRIEDITHDRVLVSPAPGQPGRLPFWKGDALGRPAELGQAIGAFVRKLGRQSPDDARAQVRAAGLDEWAADNLVSYLEEQKQATRHVPDDRTIVVERFRDELGDWRVCVHTPFGGGLHAPWALAIGARLRERYGVDVQAAHADDGIVLRIPDTDEDPPGADVVLFEPEEIERIVTDELGGSALFASRFRECAARALLLPRRDPRRRTPLWQQRQRSAQLLAVAGKYASFPIVLETVRECLQDVYDLPGLVELLRGVAARRIRVVEVETQEPSPFAKSLTFGYIAAFMYEGDAPLAERKAAALALDKSLLAELLGTTELRDLLDAEVIERTETELQRLTPDRRCRDAEGVADLLRLLGPLSAAEVEQRCTEPTQAAGWLAELAQARRVIAFRGPGLAGEERWAAVEDAARLRDALGIPLPVGVPEAFTEPVADPMGDLVARYARTHGPFHAGEVAARFGLGVVVVADTLRRLAGEGRVVEGAFRPAGEAPASGGGAQGSGGTEGTNGTAGGEAPVVPVVPAARSVGTGHGTEWCDAGVLRTLRRRSLAVLRSEVEPVEPAVLARFLPTWQQVGGRQRGTDGVLSVVEQLAGCAVPASALERLVLATRVPDYSPAMLDELTASGEVVWSGHGTLPGTDGWVSLHLADTADLTLPDPDPEFEPSPVHTAILEVLESGGGFFFRPLSSAVQTRIGESPVLDDQTLVTALWDLVWAGHVTGDTLAPLRTLVGSGSSTHRTRRSAPRARFAAGRSGLRGRGRPAMPSRTGPPTAAGRWSLLPGRDPDATRRAHAAAEALLDRHGVVTRGAVMAERIPGGFAAVYQVLSAFEESGRCRRGYFVAGLGAAQFGAPGAVDRLRGMGDPNADTGAEPGGLSGQYGQGGQFGQGGRGSGRRSADASGRTLVLAATDPANPYGAALAWPPRPDRAPDDQHGHRPGRKAGALVVLVEGELVLYVERGGRTLLTWSEDLQVLQPAVDALALAVRDGVLGKLTVERVDGEAILRPANHPDGTTPLATALAAAGFHVTPRGLRMRG
- a CDS encoding SigE family RNA polymerase sigma factor, with product MRREEEDAFDAFVRGRMSDLLRFGHMLTGNPDAAADLVQDALERTLAAWPRVRNRDDPEGYVRRTMVNRNVSVWRRRRREYLTDDVPESGQHHDPQLPDQDLQAALDSLPRRQRAVIVLRFAEDLSERQTADMLGCSVGTVKSQTSKALAKLRVRLPEAAGTLAPDSTPMPRPARPIPEPSLESTVVMETPAEHPAAVDHPAERPAAGEGENTRWTR
- a CDS encoding glucose-1-phosphate thymidylyltransferase; protein product: MRALVLSGGAGTRLRPITHTSAKQLVPVANKPVLFYGLEAIAEAGITEVGIVVGDTAQEIKEAVGDGAQFGISVTYIPQEAPLGLAHAVLIARDFLGDEDFVMYLGDNFIVGGITSLVEAFRADRPEAQILLTKVPNPTAFGVAELDSSGAVVALEEKPQHPKSDLALVGVYLFTSAIHEAVDSIEPSWRGELEITHAIQWLIDNDHDVRSTVISGYWKDTGNVDDMLEVNRSVLETLEPRVDGTVDDVSEIIGRVVIEEGAEISRSRIVGPVIIGAGTKIVDSYVGPFTSVQHDCRVIDSEIEFSIVLHDSSIAGVRRIEASLVGHHVEVTPAPRVPKAHRLVLGDHSRIQISS
- the rfbB gene encoding dTDP-glucose 4,6-dehydratase, with product MPQPGATSRILVTGGAGFIGSHFVRSLFAGAYPGLTGSRVTVLDKLTYAGNPANLDPVRDQPGFAFVEGDITDAGLVDSLLADHDAVVHFAAESHVDRSITGAADFVVTNVVGTQTLLDAAHRRDIGPFVHVSTDEVYGSIPEGSWPETDPLAPNSPYSASKASSDLIALAYHRTHGLDVRVTRCSNNYGPYQFPEKVIPLFITNLLDGGKVPLYGDGLNIRDWLHVDDHCQGIALVLEKGRAGEVYNIGGGTEITNKELTDRLLSACGATWDSVTYVEDRKGHDRRYSVDWRKINAELGYEPRHDFESGLAETVAWYRDNRAWWEPLKQRAGLA
- the rfbD gene encoding dTDP-4-dehydrorhamnose reductase, with the translated sequence MRWLVTGAGGMLGRDVVARLRAVGTADADGGAVVGLTRADLDITDAAAVAKAMADHAPDVVVNCAAYTAVDDAEEHEDAAHAINGEGPRVLAQACAERGGRLLHVSTDYVFAGDGTRPYAEDDPTGPLTAYGRTKLAGEQAVLAALPESGTVVRTAWLYGEHGANFVRTMIRLEGERDTLEVVDDQRGQPTWTADVAEALVALGARPDAHGVFHATSAGEATWCDLAREVFRLLGADPERVRPTTTDKFPRPAPRPAYSVLGHDRWAELGMRPIRPWRDALREAFAVMT
- a CDS encoding class I SAM-dependent methyltransferase, which produces MQRPGILSDRHVSGLSVPPAVKQRVRAVVGERGWQTLRRTRRKVERRLAARSPQASKPIAKPGGVEAISDDLCKLARHYKTDKWGGHRYAQHYQRHLQHLKNERFNLLEIGIGGYSRAGQGGASLRMWKQFFPKAEIYGMDIQDKSFVDEDRITTFVGDQSDPDSLRAIAEKIGQLDVIIDDGSHRSPHVRTSFETLFPLLVDGGIYAVEDIQSSYWPEWMGSEDLNAPNTSMALLKGLADGLNYEEFVTEGYEPTYTDLNVVAVHFYHNLVIIEKGKNAEGTNKRRILKKRYGTAS